A single genomic interval of Microbacterium hydrocarbonoxydans harbors:
- a CDS encoding ABC transporter permease, which produces MPEPTTPKHYVAPVETESITVDAVRIADKPSNLWRDAWFDVRRRPLFWGSVVLALVFLVMAVWPTLFTATSPTDCHLSESNAGPAAGHPLGYTFQGCDIYARIVWGSQTSLAVGLIATVISSVLGLIMGALAGFYGGWLDSILSRIGDIFFAIPYILAAVVVMTVFRDSRSVWTLAFAIGGFAWASTARVVRAEVLRVRQADFVMASQALGQSKFKILLNHVIPNAIAPLLVVSTLGLAAAIVAEATLSFLGVGLGSDVMSWGLDISKAQASLRVAPMALIYPSIALTLAVLAFVTLGELIRDALDPKARARR; this is translated from the coding sequence ATGCCTGAGCCCACTACTCCGAAGCACTACGTCGCCCCGGTCGAGACCGAGTCGATCACGGTCGATGCCGTGCGCATCGCCGACAAGCCCAGCAACCTGTGGCGCGATGCATGGTTCGACGTGCGTCGGCGTCCGCTGTTCTGGGGGTCCGTCGTGCTCGCGCTCGTCTTCCTCGTGATGGCGGTATGGCCGACGCTCTTCACTGCGACGTCGCCGACCGACTGCCATCTCTCGGAGAGCAATGCGGGACCTGCTGCGGGGCACCCGCTGGGGTACACGTTCCAGGGATGCGACATCTACGCCCGCATCGTGTGGGGATCGCAGACCTCGCTCGCGGTCGGCCTCATCGCCACGGTGATCTCGTCGGTGCTCGGCCTGATCATGGGAGCTCTCGCCGGTTTCTACGGGGGCTGGCTCGACTCGATCCTGTCGCGCATCGGAGACATCTTCTTCGCGATCCCGTACATCCTCGCGGCGGTCGTCGTCATGACGGTGTTCCGGGACTCTCGGTCGGTGTGGACCCTCGCGTTCGCGATCGGCGGGTTCGCCTGGGCCTCGACGGCCCGCGTCGTCCGCGCCGAAGTGCTCCGCGTGCGCCAGGCCGATTTCGTCATGGCGTCGCAGGCGCTCGGTCAGTCGAAGTTCAAGATCCTCTTGAACCACGTCATCCCCAACGCCATTGCCCCACTGCTCGTCGTCTCGACGCTCGGGCTCGCGGCGGCGATCGTCGCGGAGGCGACCCTGTCGTTCCTCGGCGTGGGACTCGGCAGTGACGTCATGTCGTGGGGGCTGGACATCAGCAAGGCACAAGCCTCGTTGCGGGTGGCTCCGATGGCACTCATCTATCCGTCGATCGCGCTCACCCTGGCGGTGCTGGCGTTCGTGACTCTGGGCGAGCTCATCCGAGACGCCCTCGACCCGAAGGCGAGGGCACGCCGATGA
- a CDS encoding ABC transporter permease: MLGYILRRLLQVIPVFFGATLLIYFLVFAMPGDPILALFGDKTPNPAVLEQLREQYHLNDPFIVQYWYYITGVFQGDLGNTFSGRPVSAVLAATLPVTGRLAVMAIAIEFVLAIVIGTISALRKGKLFDNVSLVVALVAIAIPIFVVAFLAQYFLAIQLGWFKPTVGADNDWGGLWLPAIVLGFSLYAVSMRLMRSSVIDTLNQDWVRTAYSKGLSRNRVLPVHVLRNSLIPVITNSATNFGVLLVGATVTEGIFNVPGVGNTLFQAITRGEGPTVVSFVTVFVILYVLVNLLIDLLYGLLDPRIRYA; this comes from the coding sequence ATGCTCGGTTACATTCTGAGACGTCTTCTGCAGGTGATCCCGGTCTTCTTCGGAGCCACCCTGCTCATCTATTTCCTCGTGTTCGCCATGCCAGGTGACCCGATCCTCGCGCTATTCGGCGACAAGACCCCGAACCCGGCGGTCCTCGAGCAGCTGCGCGAGCAGTACCACCTGAACGACCCGTTCATCGTTCAGTACTGGTACTACATCACCGGCGTGTTCCAGGGCGACCTGGGTAACACGTTCTCCGGCAGGCCGGTCTCCGCGGTACTCGCGGCAACCCTCCCGGTCACCGGTCGCCTCGCTGTCATGGCCATCGCCATCGAGTTCGTGCTGGCCATCGTCATCGGCACAATCTCGGCGTTGCGGAAGGGCAAGCTGTTCGACAACGTCTCGCTCGTCGTGGCGCTCGTCGCGATCGCGATCCCGATCTTCGTCGTGGCGTTCCTCGCGCAGTACTTCCTCGCGATCCAGCTCGGCTGGTTCAAACCCACGGTGGGAGCGGACAACGACTGGGGAGGGCTGTGGCTGCCGGCCATCGTGCTCGGCTTCAGCCTGTACGCAGTGAGCATGCGACTCATGCGCAGCTCGGTCATCGACACTCTGAATCAGGACTGGGTCCGAACGGCCTACAGCAAGGGGCTCTCGCGCAACCGCGTGCTTCCCGTGCACGTGCTGCGCAACTCGCTGATCCCCGTGATCACCAACTCGGCCACGAATTTCGGCGTGCTGCTCGTGGGTGCCACCGTCACGGAGGGCATCTTCAACGTGCCCGGTGTCGGCAACACACTGTTCCAGGCGATCACTCGTGGCGAGGGACCGACGGTCGTCTCCTTCGTGACCGTCTTCGTCATCCTGTACGTCCTGGTGAACCTGCTCATCGACCTGCTCTACGGTCTGCTCGACCCGAGGATTCGCTATGCCTGA
- a CDS encoding dipeptide ABC transporter ATP-binding protein — protein sequence MSERITEQVPLLSIRDLSVAFRTQEGLREVLHGVSFDVMPGETVAIVGESGSGKSTTATAIVNLLPGTGQITAGSITLDGRELTTLNRREIEAVRGRDIGFVPQDPMSNLNPVWSIGFQVKEAIRANGVAQSRDAAKARTVEVLQQAGLADAEKRLHQFPHQFSGGMRQRALIGMGLAADPKLLIADEPTSALDVTVQRVILDHMASLTRDKGTSVLLITHDLGLAAERADKIIVMNGGNIVEAGPSRQILENPQHPYTKRLVGAAPSVASQRIQAVVEDRGIETLDDLADIPPTVRVAGLTKDYRIRQGGFRSEAFRAVDDVSFAIPRGKTLALVGESGSGKSTVAKMVLKLEEPTSGTIEIDGQDVSNLSNAQAFGLRRRMQPVFQDPYGSLDPLRNIGNTIAEPLQIHGVGDRASQRERVEELLDQVSLPRVLATRYPNELSGGQRQRVAIARALALKPDIIVLDEAVSALDVLVQDQVLQLLAELQSELGLTYLFITHDLAVVRVSSDLVCVMEKGKIVEQGTVDEIFANPQQEYTDRLLKAIPGATITLGGH from the coding sequence ATGAGCGAGCGCATCACTGAACAGGTCCCTCTGCTCAGCATCCGCGACCTCAGCGTCGCGTTCCGCACGCAGGAGGGTCTGCGCGAAGTGCTCCACGGAGTCAGCTTCGATGTCATGCCAGGCGAGACGGTCGCGATCGTGGGCGAGTCGGGGTCCGGCAAGTCCACGACGGCCACGGCCATCGTGAATCTGCTGCCAGGCACCGGCCAGATCACTGCGGGCTCCATCACGCTCGACGGACGAGAGCTCACGACACTCAACCGTCGTGAGATCGAGGCCGTGCGCGGTCGAGACATCGGCTTCGTGCCGCAGGACCCGATGTCGAACCTCAACCCGGTGTGGAGCATCGGCTTCCAGGTGAAGGAGGCGATCCGTGCGAACGGCGTGGCCCAGAGCCGCGACGCCGCCAAGGCCCGCACCGTCGAGGTGCTGCAACAGGCGGGGCTCGCCGATGCCGAGAAGCGTCTGCACCAGTTCCCGCATCAGTTCTCCGGCGGCATGCGCCAGCGAGCGCTGATCGGCATGGGCCTCGCGGCCGATCCGAAGCTGCTCATCGCGGACGAGCCGACTTCCGCTCTCGATGTCACAGTGCAGCGTGTGATCCTCGATCACATGGCGTCGCTGACTCGCGACAAGGGCACATCGGTGCTGCTGATCACGCACGACCTCGGCCTGGCGGCCGAGCGGGCGGACAAGATCATCGTGATGAACGGCGGCAACATCGTGGAGGCGGGCCCGAGCCGGCAGATCCTGGAGAACCCGCAGCATCCGTATACGAAGCGCCTGGTCGGCGCGGCACCCAGCGTGGCGTCGCAGCGGATCCAGGCCGTGGTGGAGGACAGGGGTATCGAGACTCTCGACGACCTAGCCGACATCCCGCCGACCGTGCGCGTGGCCGGGCTCACGAAGGACTACCGGATTCGCCAAGGGGGCTTCCGCAGCGAAGCCTTCCGCGCGGTCGACGATGTGTCGTTCGCGATCCCTCGCGGCAAGACGCTCGCTCTCGTGGGCGAGTCGGGTTCGGGCAAGTCCACCGTCGCGAAGATGGTGCTCAAGCTCGAGGAGCCGACCAGCGGGACGATCGAGATCGATGGGCAGGACGTGTCCAACCTGTCGAACGCTCAGGCGTTCGGCCTCCGACGCCGCATGCAGCCGGTCTTCCAGGACCCCTACGGCTCCCTCGACCCGCTGCGTAACATCGGCAACACGATCGCCGAGCCCCTGCAGATCCACGGGGTGGGCGACCGCGCCTCTCAGCGTGAGCGGGTCGAGGAACTCCTCGACCAGGTCTCGCTGCCGCGAGTGCTGGCGACCCGTTACCCGAACGAGCTCTCGGGCGGGCAGCGCCAGCGTGTGGCGATCGCCCGTGCGCTCGCGCTCAAGCCCGACATCATCGTCCTCGATGAGGCCGTGTCGGCGCTCGACGTGCTGGTGCAGGACCAGGTGCTGCAACTGCTGGCCGAGCTCCAGTCGGAGCTCGGGCTCACGTATCTGTTCATCACACACGACCTCGCGGTCGTCCGTGTATCGAGCGACCTCGTGTGCGTCATGGAGAAGGGCAAGATCGTCGAGCAGGGCACGGTCGACGAGATCTTCGCCAACCCGCAGCAGGAGTACACCGATCGCCTCCTGAAGGCGATCCCCGGGGCGACGATCACCCTCGGTGGTCACTGA
- a CDS encoding CPBP family intramembrane glutamic endopeptidase gives MSLLPNAAPSRSRLWWEIAIVLALGLGQSAVYAIVQLAYRLTDETPLADQTATLNPSRSDREIFDLIYQILSIGFSLVPVLLVCFLLWQSSRPHLGRLGLDGTRVASDTWRGVLLVLAIGVPGLGLYLVGRATGLFVAVNPAGLDAYWWTVPVLLLAAARASLQEEFVVLGYLFARLKQLGWGPWTIILTTSLLRASYHLYQGPGAFIGNLAMGMLFGWLFQRSGRLMPFLVAHFLIDATVFVGYPWAAETWPALFGLPG, from the coding sequence ATGAGTCTCCTCCCGAACGCCGCGCCCTCGCGCAGCCGCCTGTGGTGGGAGATCGCGATCGTGCTGGCTCTCGGCCTCGGCCAGTCGGCCGTGTACGCGATCGTCCAGCTCGCCTACCGGCTGACCGATGAGACGCCACTGGCCGACCAGACCGCGACGCTCAACCCCTCGCGCAGCGACCGGGAGATCTTCGACCTGATCTACCAGATCCTCTCGATCGGATTCTCACTCGTTCCGGTGCTGCTCGTGTGCTTCCTGCTCTGGCAGTCATCTCGCCCGCACCTGGGTCGCCTGGGACTCGACGGCACGCGCGTCGCATCCGATACGTGGCGAGGCGTGCTGTTGGTGCTCGCGATCGGCGTCCCCGGCCTGGGGCTGTATCTCGTCGGCCGGGCGACCGGGCTCTTCGTCGCCGTGAACCCTGCCGGCCTCGACGCCTACTGGTGGACGGTCCCCGTGCTTCTGCTGGCGGCGGCCAGGGCGTCGTTGCAGGAGGAGTTCGTCGTGCTCGGATACCTCTTCGCGCGGCTGAAGCAGCTCGGATGGGGCCCGTGGACGATCATCCTGACGACGTCGCTGCTGCGCGCGAGCTACCACCTCTATCAGGGCCCCGGTGCGTTCATCGGCAATCTCGCGATGGGGATGCTGTTCGGCTGGCTGTTCCAGCGCAGCGGACGGCTGATGCCGTTCCTCGTCGCGCACTTCCTGATCGACGCGACGGTGTTCGTCGGCTACCCCTGGGCTGCAGAGACCTGGCCCGCGCTGTTCGGGCTTCCCGGCTGA
- the typA gene encoding translational GTPase TypA, translating to MAHALRSDLRNVAIVAHVDHGKTTLVDAMLRQTGSFGEHAHVDERAMDSNDLEREKGITILAKNTAITYKGKHAQGKEITINVIDTPGHADFGGEVERGLSMVDGVVLLVDASEGPLPQTRFVLRKALEAKLPVILLVNKTDRPDARIAEVEEEAHDLLLGLASDLVDDVPDLDVDALLDVPVVYASGRAGAASQNRPADGSLPDNPDLEPLFEAILEHVPAPAYDDEHPLQAWVTNLDSSPFLGRLALLRVFNGTLKKGQTVAWVRADGTHQNARITELLKTRALERYPAESAGPGDIVAIAGFENITIGETIADPEDVRPLPAITVDDPAISMTIGTNTSPLMGKVKGHKLTARMVKDRLDKELIGNVSLKVVDIGRPDAWEVQGRGELALAILVENMRREGFELTVGKPQVVTKKIDGKTYEPFEHLTIDTPEEHLGAITQLLANRKGRMENMTNHGTGWVRMEFIVPSRGLIGFRSEFLTTTRGTGIANAISHGYEPWAGSITTRQNGSIVADRQGVVTPFAMIALQERMSFFVQPTQEVYEGMVIGENSRADDMDVNITKEKKLTNMRAASSDTFESMTPPRQLTLEESLEFARDDECVEVTPEVVRIRKVNLDANTRARETARLKRQDASA from the coding sequence ATGGCGCACGCCCTCCGCTCTGACCTCCGCAACGTCGCAATCGTCGCGCACGTCGACCACGGCAAGACCACTCTCGTCGACGCCATGCTGCGTCAGACGGGCTCCTTCGGCGAACACGCCCACGTCGATGAGCGCGCCATGGACTCGAACGATCTCGAGCGTGAGAAGGGCATCACGATCCTCGCCAAGAACACGGCGATCACCTACAAGGGCAAGCACGCCCAGGGCAAGGAGATCACGATCAACGTGATCGACACCCCTGGCCACGCCGACTTCGGTGGCGAGGTCGAGCGCGGCCTGTCGATGGTCGACGGCGTCGTGCTGCTCGTCGACGCGAGCGAGGGCCCGCTGCCGCAGACCCGCTTCGTGCTGCGTAAGGCACTCGAGGCCAAGCTCCCCGTCATCCTCCTGGTCAACAAGACCGACCGCCCCGACGCTCGCATCGCCGAGGTCGAGGAGGAGGCGCACGACCTGCTCCTGGGCCTCGCATCCGACCTCGTCGACGATGTGCCCGACCTCGACGTCGACGCGCTCCTCGACGTGCCCGTCGTCTACGCGTCCGGCCGTGCCGGTGCGGCATCGCAGAACCGTCCCGCCGACGGCTCGCTGCCCGACAACCCCGACCTCGAGCCGCTCTTCGAGGCGATCCTCGAGCACGTCCCCGCTCCGGCGTACGACGACGAGCACCCGCTGCAGGCCTGGGTCACCAACCTCGACTCCAGCCCCTTCCTCGGTCGCCTCGCACTGCTGCGCGTCTTCAACGGCACGCTCAAGAAGGGTCAGACCGTGGCCTGGGTCCGTGCAGACGGCACCCACCAGAACGCGCGCATCACCGAGCTGCTCAAGACCCGTGCGCTCGAGCGGTACCCCGCCGAGTCCGCCGGCCCCGGTGACATCGTCGCCATCGCCGGCTTCGAGAACATCACGATCGGCGAGACCATCGCCGACCCCGAGGATGTGCGCCCGCTGCCGGCCATCACGGTCGACGACCCCGCCATCTCGATGACGATCGGCACCAACACCTCGCCTCTCATGGGCAAGGTCAAGGGCCACAAGCTCACCGCTCGCATGGTCAAGGACCGTCTCGACAAGGAGCTGATCGGCAACGTCTCGCTCAAGGTCGTCGACATCGGACGCCCGGATGCCTGGGAGGTGCAGGGCCGCGGCGAGCTCGCCCTCGCCATCCTCGTCGAGAACATGCGCCGCGAGGGCTTCGAGCTCACCGTCGGCAAGCCGCAGGTGGTCACGAAGAAGATCGACGGCAAGACCTACGAGCCCTTCGAGCACCTCACGATCGACACCCCCGAGGAGCACCTCGGCGCCATCACGCAGCTGCTCGCGAACCGCAAGGGTCGCATGGAGAACATGACGAACCACGGCACCGGCTGGGTGCGCATGGAGTTCATCGTCCCGTCGCGCGGCCTGATCGGCTTCCGCAGCGAGTTCCTCACCACGACGCGCGGCACCGGCATCGCGAACGCGATCTCGCACGGGTACGAGCCGTGGGCCGGCTCCATCACGACGCGTCAGAACGGCTCGATCGTCGCCGACCGTCAGGGTGTCGTCACCCCCTTCGCGATGATCGCCCTGCAGGAGCGCATGTCGTTCTTCGTGCAGCCCACGCAGGAGGTCTACGAGGGCATGGTCATCGGCGAGAACTCGCGCGCCGACGACATGGACGTGAACATCACGAAGGAGAAGAAGCTCACCAATATGCGTGCAGCGAGCTCCGACACCTTCGAGTCGATGACCCCGCCGCGTCAGCTCACCCTCGAGGAGAGCCTCGAGTTCGCTCGCGACGACGAATGCGTCGAGGTCACCCCCGAGGTCGTACGCATCCGCAAGGTCAACCTCGATGCGAACACGCGTGCGCGTGAGACCGCTCGGCTGAAGCGTCAGGACGCCAGCGCCTGA
- a CDS encoding PH domain-containing protein, protein MSTEPRPEAARTFRAASGPVSLVLCTLLAIFLLGDAVVRAGWGQMLLLAPWVLLGLWVVYEIAFVSMVRVDADGATVQNMLRRTTFGWARVRDIDLRWQLLFSLDDGSDLSCYGGPARARPLRRPTSGDEEAKAPAGLRDLTDIRDRWQEAATTGDTPISRTWDVRALAALGLIVVWAAVAVVIANT, encoded by the coding sequence GTGAGCACCGAACCTCGACCGGAGGCCGCACGGACATTCCGTGCGGCCTCCGGGCCCGTCTCCCTCGTTCTCTGCACGCTGCTCGCGATCTTCCTGCTGGGCGACGCCGTCGTTCGGGCGGGATGGGGGCAGATGCTCCTTCTCGCTCCCTGGGTGCTGCTCGGCCTCTGGGTGGTCTACGAGATCGCCTTCGTCTCGATGGTCCGAGTCGATGCGGATGGGGCGACGGTGCAGAACATGCTGCGTCGCACCACTTTCGGCTGGGCGCGGGTTCGCGACATCGACCTGCGCTGGCAGCTGCTGTTCAGCCTCGATGACGGCTCAGACCTCTCCTGCTACGGCGGGCCTGCCAGGGCACGTCCGCTGCGGCGCCCCACCTCCGGGGACGAGGAGGCCAAGGCTCCGGCAGGGCTTCGTGACCTGACCGACATCCGCGATCGCTGGCAGGAGGCCGCCACGACCGGGGATACGCCGATCAGCCGCACCTGGGACGTCCGGGCCCTCGCGGCCCTCGGTCTCATCGTGGTCTGGGCCGCGGTGGCCGTGGTCATCGCGAACACCTGA